One window of the Arthrobacter sp. zg-Y919 genome contains the following:
- a CDS encoding DUF262 domain-containing protein, with the protein MSSPGSLATDPAVTANQLTAAVRSVEDIFGKMTLHIPSYQRPYSWTVKNVDQLLNDIVRFRRAGHYRIGTFILNPSADEASKVDSARILDIVDGQQRYLSFALIIHALAASADKIDPPLREQLRNIQRTRIPVRNDGRSEKNLRQNYSHLKQVISRWGAQEVEQFTEFFLKECSVVVLEVRDLDSAFQMFDSQNTRGRALFPTDLLKAYHLREFSRTAPSPETMLAVVRGWESIPPEEINHLIGGVLFPIKQWSANRPVPRKGFSAAHVDLFKGIRGGAFGNSRFRWAQPTLLATAMTDRFAQDNSTLLRHGVLEHLEFPFQLTQPIIDGEMFFRMVHHYVREARRAGIQKAYEPPPESGKLRDPQLAGIMRILDTQPTGTGNRYLRELFDCFLMAYLDRFGWHQVDAAALVLARHVYLLRVYLQRVLSRSVDKHARLIHDLVQREDENLFAEIALARSPDVVLSRVAFQIAEDHRIPPSLEALFKPSFEQAEPKEQDS; encoded by the coding sequence ATGAGTTCACCTGGATCCTTGGCGACCGACCCGGCGGTAACCGCCAACCAGCTGACAGCGGCAGTCAGGTCTGTGGAGGACATATTCGGGAAGATGACACTTCACATTCCTTCTTATCAGCGCCCGTATAGCTGGACTGTGAAGAATGTGGACCAACTCCTAAATGACATCGTCCGCTTCCGTAGAGCTGGCCACTACAGGATCGGCACGTTCATCCTCAACCCTTCCGCGGACGAGGCATCGAAGGTTGATAGCGCTCGGATCCTGGACATAGTGGACGGCCAGCAACGCTATCTCAGCTTCGCACTGATCATCCATGCACTGGCAGCCAGCGCAGACAAAATCGATCCTCCCCTACGGGAGCAGCTACGCAACATCCAACGCACTCGTATCCCTGTACGCAATGACGGACGCAGCGAGAAGAATCTCCGGCAGAACTACTCTCATCTGAAACAGGTCATTTCCCGGTGGGGTGCGCAGGAAGTGGAGCAGTTCACCGAATTCTTCCTCAAAGAATGTTCGGTTGTGGTCCTTGAGGTCCGTGATCTGGACTCCGCCTTCCAGATGTTCGACTCTCAGAACACGCGGGGGCGTGCGCTCTTCCCCACCGACCTGCTCAAGGCATACCACCTACGAGAGTTCAGCCGGACGGCCCCCTCCCCTGAAACCATGCTGGCCGTTGTTCGAGGTTGGGAGTCCATCCCGCCGGAGGAAATCAACCACCTTATTGGAGGTGTCCTCTTCCCTATCAAGCAGTGGTCAGCCAATCGCCCTGTGCCACGCAAGGGCTTCTCCGCCGCCCATGTGGATCTTTTCAAGGGCATCCGGGGCGGCGCCTTTGGCAACTCTCGGTTCCGGTGGGCGCAGCCAACGCTTCTTGCCACCGCGATGACCGACAGGTTCGCGCAAGACAATTCAACGCTCCTGCGCCATGGCGTCCTCGAGCATCTGGAGTTCCCTTTCCAGCTCACTCAGCCCATCATCGACGGTGAGATGTTCTTCCGGATGGTGCACCACTACGTGCGGGAGGCTCGACGCGCGGGGATCCAGAAGGCTTACGAACCTCCCCCGGAATCCGGAAAGCTGCGCGATCCCCAGCTCGCCGGAATCATGCGGATCCTCGATACCCAACCCACCGGAACCGGCAACCGGTACCTCCGAGAGCTTTTTGACTGTTTCCTGATGGCGTACCTGGACCGTTTTGGATGGCACCAAGTGGACGCGGCAGCCTTAGTCCTTGCCAGGCACGTCTACCTGCTGCGTGTCTATCTCCAACGCGTCCTCTCCCGCTCGGTCGACAAGCATGCCCGTTTAATCCATGACCTAGTGCAGCGCGAGGACGAGAACTTGTTCGCGGAAATTGCGCTGGCGCGGAGCCCCGACGTCGTTCTATCCCGTGTCGCTTTTCAGATAGCAGAGGACCACAGGATTCCCCCCTCCTTGGAGGCCCTGTTCAAGCCATCTTTCGAACAAGCAGAGCCGAAGGAACAAGATTCATGA
- a CDS encoding ABC transporter permease → MAGYVIRRFLQMIPVFFGATFLVYFLVFSLPGDPIAALFGDKPVNEAVAAQLRDQYNLDEPFIVQYLLYLKNLVTFDLGVDFSGREVSAVLAQAFPVTMRLAVLALVFEAVFGIAFGLIAGLKKGKTFDSTVLVVSLIVIAIPVFVLGFLLQFLVGVKLQWTSPTVGGDAGFTDLILPALVLGLASFAYVLRLTRTSVIENMNADYVRTATAKGLSRPRVVTVHILRNSLIPVVTFLGADLGALMGGAIVTEGIFNVPGVGQRLYQSVVRGEGPTIVSIVSVLVFVYVIANLLVDLLYAWLDPRIRYA, encoded by the coding sequence ATGGCCGGCTACGTCATCCGACGCTTCCTCCAAATGATCCCCGTTTTCTTCGGGGCCACCTTCCTCGTTTACTTCCTCGTATTCTCCCTGCCGGGAGACCCCATCGCCGCGCTCTTCGGCGACAAGCCGGTTAATGAGGCCGTCGCCGCGCAGCTGCGCGACCAGTACAACCTGGACGAGCCCTTCATTGTCCAGTACCTGCTCTACCTGAAGAACCTGGTCACCTTTGACCTCGGCGTCGACTTCTCCGGACGCGAGGTTTCGGCCGTCCTGGCCCAGGCCTTCCCGGTCACCATGCGCCTTGCCGTCCTGGCCCTGGTTTTTGAAGCCGTCTTCGGTATTGCCTTCGGCCTTATCGCCGGCCTGAAGAAGGGCAAGACCTTCGACAGCACGGTGCTGGTTGTTTCCCTGATCGTGATCGCCATCCCGGTGTTCGTGCTTGGCTTCCTGCTCCAGTTCCTGGTGGGCGTCAAACTCCAATGGACGTCTCCCACCGTCGGCGGCGACGCCGGATTTACGGACCTGATCCTGCCGGCACTGGTGCTTGGCCTGGCGTCCTTCGCCTATGTACTGCGCCTCACGCGTACGTCGGTCATTGAAAACATGAACGCCGACTACGTCCGCACCGCCACCGCCAAGGGGCTTTCCCGGCCCCGCGTGGTCACCGTGCACATCCTGCGCAACTCCCTGATTCCCGTGGTGACCTTCCTCGGAGCGGACCTGGGTGCGCTGATGGGCGGCGCCATCGTCACCGAAGGCATCTTCAACGTCCCCGGAGTGGGGCAGCGACTTTACCAGTCCGTCGTCAGGGGAGAGGGGCCGACGATCGTTTCGATCGTGAGCGTTCTCGTCTTCGTTTACGTGATCGCCAACCTGCTCGTCGACCTCCTGTACGCCTGGCTTGATCCGAGGATCCGTTATGCATAA
- a CDS encoding 4-hydroxy-3-methylbut-2-enyl diphosphate reductase translates to MTSTVISVPMPTVPRRRRTPEEVAAAAPVFGPRRVMLAAPRGYCAGVDRAVIAVEKALEAYGPPVYVRKQIVHNLHVVTTLEEKGAIFVDETDEVPEGSLLIFSAHGVSPAVVQSAADRQLRTIDATCPLVTKVHREAVRFARDDFDILLIGHEGHEEVEGTYGEAPEHMQIVNGPEDVDKVTVRDPDKVIWLSQTTLSVDEAMHTVNLLRERFPSLQDPPSDDICYATSNRQAAIKKIAPEADLVLVVGSANSSNSVRLVEVALEYGAKASYRVDFANEVDESWFEGVATVGVTSGASVPENLVQDVLHLLAQYGYGDVEEVVTAEEDIIFSLPKEIRATLKAMGDSSRGLGGRRRADES, encoded by the coding sequence ATGACCAGCACAGTTATCTCCGTGCCTATGCCCACCGTGCCCCGGCGGCGCCGCACCCCCGAGGAAGTGGCCGCTGCCGCTCCCGTTTTCGGTCCGCGGCGCGTGATGCTGGCTGCACCGCGCGGCTACTGCGCCGGAGTGGACCGGGCCGTCATCGCCGTCGAAAAGGCGCTGGAGGCGTACGGGCCGCCGGTGTACGTCCGGAAGCAGATTGTCCACAACCTGCACGTGGTGACCACGCTGGAGGAAAAGGGTGCGATCTTCGTGGATGAAACCGACGAGGTGCCCGAGGGCTCGCTGCTGATCTTCTCCGCCCACGGTGTCTCACCCGCCGTCGTGCAGTCCGCGGCGGACCGGCAGCTGCGCACCATCGATGCCACCTGCCCGCTGGTCACCAAGGTGCACCGCGAAGCCGTCCGGTTTGCCCGCGATGACTTCGACATCCTGCTGATCGGACACGAAGGCCACGAAGAGGTTGAGGGCACCTACGGCGAGGCGCCGGAGCACATGCAGATTGTCAACGGCCCCGAAGACGTGGACAAGGTCACCGTCCGGGACCCGGACAAGGTCATCTGGCTGTCCCAGACCACGCTGAGCGTGGACGAAGCCATGCACACCGTGAACCTGCTGCGCGAACGCTTCCCCTCCCTGCAGGACCCGCCCAGCGACGACATTTGCTACGCAACCTCCAACCGGCAGGCAGCCATCAAGAAGATTGCCCCGGAAGCGGACCTGGTGCTGGTGGTGGGTTCGGCGAACTCCTCCAACTCCGTCCGGCTGGTGGAGGTGGCGCTGGAATACGGCGCCAAGGCCTCCTACCGCGTGGACTTTGCCAACGAGGTGGACGAGAGCTGGTTCGAGGGCGTCGCCACGGTCGGTGTGACCTCCGGTGCCTCCGTTCCTGAGAACCTGGTCCAGGATGTGCTGCACCTCCTGGCCCAGTACGGCTACGGCGACGTCGAAGAGGTAGTGACGGCCGAGGAGGACATCATCTTCTCCCTGCCGAAGGAAATCCGCGCGACGCTGAAGGCCATGGGTGACTCATCCCGCGGCCTGGGCGGCCGCCGTCGTGCCGACGAGTCCTAG
- the ychF gene encoding redox-regulated ATPase YchF, translating into MALTIGIVGLPNVGKSTLFNALTRNNVLAANYPFATIEPNVGVVSLPDPRLAKLAEIHGSARILPATVSFVDIAGIVKGASEGEGLGNQFLANIREAEAIAQVIRVFDDPDVIHVDGKVDPRSDMETINTELILADLQTLEKAIPRVEKEVKIKKRDAAQLAAMQAAQTVLERGDTIFSSVASDKLDMEHLRELSLLTAKPFIYVFNVDDAVLGNPDRQAELRELVAPADAIFLDAKLEADLVELDEEEAREMLEMNGQEESGLDQLARVGFHTLGLQTYLTAGPKETRAWTIRKGDTAPQAAGVIHTDFQRGFIKAEVVSFEDLVDAGSMAEAKSRGKVRIEGKDYVMADGDVVEFRFNV; encoded by the coding sequence GTGGCTCTTACTATTGGCATCGTCGGCCTGCCCAACGTCGGCAAATCAACCCTGTTCAATGCGCTGACCCGCAACAACGTGCTGGCGGCGAACTATCCGTTCGCCACCATCGAACCGAACGTCGGCGTCGTGTCCCTTCCCGACCCGCGGCTGGCCAAGCTGGCCGAAATCCACGGTTCGGCGCGCATCCTCCCCGCAACCGTGTCCTTCGTGGACATCGCCGGGATCGTCAAGGGCGCTTCCGAAGGTGAAGGCCTGGGCAACCAGTTCCTCGCCAACATCCGCGAAGCGGAAGCTATTGCCCAGGTTATCCGCGTGTTCGATGACCCCGACGTCATCCACGTGGACGGCAAGGTGGACCCGCGTTCGGACATGGAAACCATCAACACCGAACTGATCCTCGCGGACCTGCAGACGCTGGAAAAGGCGATCCCGCGGGTGGAGAAGGAAGTCAAGATCAAGAAGCGCGACGCGGCGCAGCTGGCTGCCATGCAGGCGGCCCAGACTGTGCTCGAGCGCGGCGACACGATCTTCTCCTCCGTGGCCAGCGACAAGCTGGACATGGAACACCTGCGCGAGCTGAGCCTGCTCACCGCCAAGCCGTTCATCTACGTGTTCAACGTCGACGACGCCGTGCTGGGCAACCCGGACCGCCAGGCCGAGCTGCGCGAACTCGTGGCACCGGCGGACGCCATCTTCCTCGATGCCAAGCTCGAAGCCGATCTGGTGGAGCTGGACGAAGAAGAAGCCCGCGAAATGCTGGAAATGAACGGCCAGGAGGAATCCGGCCTGGACCAGCTGGCCCGCGTCGGCTTCCACACCCTCGGCCTGCAGACATACCTGACTGCCGGCCCCAAGGAAACCCGCGCCTGGACCATCCGCAAGGGCGACACCGCGCCCCAGGCTGCCGGCGTCATCCACACCGATTTCCAGCGCGGCTTCATCAAGGCCGAAGTTGTTTCCTTCGAAGACCTGGTCGACGCCGGCTCCATGGCCGAGGCCAAGTCCCGCGGCAAGGTCCGCATCGAAGGCAAGGACTACGTTATGGCCGACGGCGACGTGGTGGAGTTTAGGTTTAATGTCTAG
- a CDS encoding DUF262 domain-containing protein, whose product MTSTMAEDQLRPLCIRDIFEGPSYRVPLYQRAYAWTSAEVQTLLADIRDARINSVASAGREEIRDYFIGSLVVNTVRSDDRVIYEVVDGQQRLTTLFIVLAVASGVDLDGRPAWADTLDGKLSFEGRDGAHTDLQRLARDGAAAINRLSTDGIKQAAELVDKAVARGSGPTNDTTADIPEAVFSADDLEYMLDHVKVLRTELPHGTDLNHYFEVMNTRGEQLEKHEILKSRLISFLKDPAEQTIFSQVWDACAVLDRHIQTQFPTKRDNAAPSKRDRIFGDQWEQFIPRNGTELFNTLAEFSQQRGSGTAMNSLLPQDSNDDLLDLFEVLNLRSDDHLFGASDHADEDDPSSYGAIIDFPNLLLHVLKIQQRETHTWAGEDDRGTGFVRLEDKYLLAEFERAKPSMDEAWVREFAQLLLKTRYLMDTYVIRTQRTTAGDDEENWVLRRAHKYKSEKGTNQLSARGTFRDDDGQEPLQRRVLMLQAMFQVTDSRRASKYFLFQALQWLHRQDDPSRVNGEAFAQQLESSACERLHALNFTAVLHQGTHVPNFLFNLLDYELWRLASVPGAEDAGRLLGTEDVAALVSAAPAFRFRYRTSVEHFYPATPAAEQGHRPLEGALGDRFGNLCIMSRSENSRRNNLMPKAKAEEFASTGQSLKFQLMADLTRVETGWGENQIMKHGDAMERVLENVVGHSKDRGV is encoded by the coding sequence ATGACGAGCACCATGGCCGAGGATCAGCTCCGCCCTCTCTGCATACGAGACATTTTCGAAGGTCCGTCCTACCGCGTGCCGCTTTATCAGCGCGCCTACGCGTGGACCTCAGCAGAGGTCCAGACACTCCTAGCCGACATCCGGGACGCCCGAATCAACAGCGTGGCGAGTGCTGGCCGGGAGGAAATCCGTGACTACTTCATCGGCTCGCTCGTCGTAAACACCGTAAGGTCTGACGATCGCGTGATCTATGAGGTGGTCGACGGACAGCAGCGGCTGACCACGTTGTTCATTGTTCTGGCTGTGGCCTCGGGCGTCGACTTGGACGGCCGTCCCGCCTGGGCGGATACCCTCGACGGGAAACTCAGCTTTGAAGGTCGTGACGGCGCTCATACCGATCTGCAGCGTCTAGCCCGCGATGGCGCCGCTGCCATCAACAGGCTATCGACGGACGGTATCAAGCAGGCCGCCGAACTCGTGGACAAAGCCGTCGCCAGGGGAAGCGGCCCCACGAATGACACCACTGCGGACATTCCCGAAGCAGTGTTCAGCGCTGACGACCTCGAGTACATGCTCGATCACGTGAAAGTTTTGCGTACCGAGCTGCCTCACGGAACGGACCTGAACCACTACTTCGAAGTAATGAACACGCGGGGTGAACAGCTCGAAAAACATGAGATTCTGAAGTCACGGTTGATCTCGTTCCTCAAGGACCCAGCCGAACAGACCATCTTCTCCCAAGTATGGGACGCCTGTGCGGTGCTGGACCGGCACATTCAAACGCAGTTCCCGACGAAAAGGGACAACGCCGCGCCCTCCAAGCGAGACCGGATCTTTGGCGACCAATGGGAACAATTCATCCCCCGAAATGGAACCGAGCTCTTCAACACGCTGGCAGAATTCTCGCAGCAGCGCGGGTCTGGAACTGCCATGAACAGCCTTTTACCGCAAGACAGCAACGATGATCTACTCGATCTTTTTGAAGTCCTCAATCTGCGCTCTGACGACCATCTGTTTGGTGCCAGTGACCACGCCGACGAGGACGATCCAAGCAGCTACGGTGCCATCATCGATTTCCCAAACCTGCTCCTACATGTACTGAAAATCCAACAGCGGGAAACCCACACGTGGGCGGGCGAGGACGATAGGGGTACCGGGTTCGTCCGTCTGGAGGACAAGTATCTCCTGGCAGAGTTTGAGCGGGCGAAGCCATCCATGGATGAGGCGTGGGTGCGCGAGTTCGCTCAGCTGCTGCTGAAGACCCGCTATTTGATGGACACGTACGTGATACGAACCCAAAGGACCACCGCCGGCGATGACGAAGAGAACTGGGTCCTCCGTCGCGCTCATAAGTACAAGTCAGAGAAGGGGACGAACCAGCTCAGCGCTCGGGGCACTTTCAGGGATGACGACGGCCAGGAGCCATTGCAACGCAGAGTGCTCATGCTGCAGGCGATGTTTCAGGTCACCGACTCCCGGAGGGCATCGAAGTACTTCCTCTTCCAGGCGCTTCAGTGGCTACATCGCCAGGACGATCCGTCGCGGGTGAACGGCGAGGCTTTCGCACAACAACTGGAGTCCTCAGCCTGTGAGCGATTGCACGCCTTGAACTTCACAGCTGTGCTTCACCAAGGCACGCATGTGCCGAACTTCTTGTTCAATCTGCTCGACTACGAGCTGTGGCGGCTTGCGTCCGTTCCCGGCGCCGAAGACGCCGGACGGCTCCTCGGCACTGAAGACGTTGCCGCATTGGTAAGCGCTGCTCCAGCGTTCCGGTTCCGATACCGGACTTCTGTGGAGCACTTCTACCCTGCGACCCCTGCTGCGGAGCAAGGGCATCGGCCTCTGGAAGGCGCGCTCGGCGATCGCTTTGGAAACCTGTGCATCATGTCTCGATCGGAGAACTCACGCCGTAACAACCTCATGCCGAAGGCAAAGGCGGAGGAATTTGCTTCCACGGGCCAGAGCCTCAAATTCCAGCTGATGGCTGACCTTACCCGAGTAGAAACGGGGTGGGGAGAGAATCAAATAATGAAGCATGGCGACGCGATGGAGCGAGTGCTGGAAAATGTTGTCGGGCACTCGAAGGACCGCGGAGTCTAA
- a CDS encoding ABC transporter substrate-binding protein has protein sequence MRVTRTSKMLSVAALAALTLSACGGGSDESAEGSNEGEGNSTAIITANGTEPQNPLMPVNTNEVGGGRIMDLLFEGLVSYDADGNTVNELAESIETEDSQTYTIKVKADQKFTNGEAITAKSFVDAWNFGAAAKNAQLNSYFFESIEGYDVVSAEGATEETMTGLTVVDDSTFTVKLSQPESDFPQRLGYTAFFPLPAEALVDPAAFGENPIGNGPYMLDGEGAWQHEVQIDLVANPDYTGTRVPQNGGVTFKFYSSFDAAYADLQSNNLDILDTMPTAALKTFKTDLGEGRYSEKAYAGNQTITIPGYLPEFSGEAGELRRQAISMAIDREEITDVVFSGSREPATEFTAPVIEGYSDSVPGNEVLEFNPEKAKELWEEAEKVSPWPADKPFTIGYNADANHKEWIDAVANGLKNNLGIQAEGKPYATFKELRADASAKTLTGAIRTGWQADYPSLNNFLGPLYGTGAGSNDGEYSSEEFDNLLSEGLSASSPEEGAEIFNKAQEVLLKDLPVLPLWYQVAQSGWSENVDNVETGWNGVPVYYNVTAK, from the coding sequence ATGCGCGTCACACGCACTTCCAAAATGCTGAGCGTAGCGGCCCTCGCCGCACTTACGCTGAGCGCCTGCGGTGGGGGATCCGACGAATCGGCCGAAGGCTCGAATGAGGGCGAAGGTAACTCCACCGCCATCATCACGGCCAACGGCACCGAGCCCCAGAACCCGCTGATGCCCGTAAACACCAACGAAGTTGGTGGCGGACGCATCATGGACCTGCTCTTCGAAGGCCTCGTCAGCTACGACGCTGACGGCAACACGGTCAACGAGCTCGCGGAATCCATCGAGACCGAAGATTCCCAGACCTACACCATCAAGGTGAAGGCCGACCAGAAGTTCACGAACGGCGAGGCCATCACGGCCAAGTCCTTCGTTGATGCCTGGAACTTCGGTGCAGCCGCGAAGAATGCCCAGCTGAACTCGTACTTCTTCGAGAGCATCGAAGGCTACGACGTGGTCAGCGCCGAAGGCGCCACGGAAGAGACCATGACCGGTCTGACCGTTGTGGATGACAGCACCTTCACGGTCAAGCTCAGCCAGCCCGAGTCCGACTTCCCGCAGCGTCTTGGCTACACGGCCTTCTTCCCGCTGCCCGCCGAGGCCCTTGTGGACCCGGCCGCATTCGGTGAGAACCCGATCGGCAACGGTCCGTACATGCTCGACGGCGAGGGCGCCTGGCAGCACGAGGTCCAGATCGATCTGGTTGCCAACCCGGATTACACCGGTACCCGTGTCCCGCAGAACGGTGGAGTGACCTTCAAGTTCTACTCCTCCTTCGATGCAGCCTACGCAGACCTGCAGTCCAACAACCTGGACATCCTGGACACCATGCCCACCGCCGCCTTGAAGACCTTCAAGACCGACCTGGGTGAAGGCCGCTACTCCGAGAAGGCGTACGCCGGTAACCAGACCATCACCATCCCCGGCTACCTGCCGGAGTTCTCCGGTGAAGCCGGCGAGCTCCGCCGCCAGGCGATCTCCATGGCCATCGACCGGGAGGAAATCACCGACGTCGTGTTCTCGGGTTCCCGCGAACCGGCCACCGAGTTCACCGCTCCGGTGATCGAGGGCTACAGCGACAGCGTCCCCGGCAACGAGGTGCTCGAGTTCAACCCCGAGAAGGCCAAGGAACTCTGGGAAGAAGCCGAAAAGGTTTCCCCCTGGCCCGCCGACAAGCCCTTCACCATCGGCTACAACGCCGACGCCAACCACAAGGAGTGGATTGACGCCGTCGCCAACGGTCTGAAGAACAACCTGGGCATCCAGGCTGAAGGCAAGCCCTACGCAACGTTCAAGGAACTGCGCGCAGATGCTTCGGCCAAGACCCTGACCGGCGCCATCCGCACCGGCTGGCAGGCTGACTACCCGTCGCTGAACAACTTCCTCGGCCCGCTGTACGGCACCGGGGCAGGTTCCAACGACGGCGAGTACTCGAGCGAAGAGTTCGACAACCTCCTCAGCGAAGGCCTCTCTGCTTCTTCTCCCGAAGAAGGAGCCGAGATCTTCAACAAGGCCCAGGAAGTCCTGCTGAAGGATCTTCCCGTCCTCCCGCTGTGGTACCAGGTGGCACAGTCCGGCTGGAGCGAAAACGTGGACAACGTTGAGACCGGCTGGAACGGCGTTCCGGTTTACTACAACGTCACGGCCAAGTAG